Proteins from a genomic interval of Lolium perenne isolate Kyuss_39 chromosome 1, Kyuss_2.0, whole genome shotgun sequence:
- the LOC127317476 gene encoding uncharacterized protein, with protein sequence MEGLQERQHPLLVGFVRQGCQRLRELIGEEVGARKQDAVIQVISEMNVPLGEASLNEEHKATILDDIMEGVGAQKKELLQKLVACLYPSRADGDTRDVHARWGSSGQRGPTNAAGSSRAAARPGCSANLQSDERKQPMEEAEEDVCMRGEHDAEEVILG encoded by the exons ATGGAAGGGCtccaggaaagacaacatccGTTGCTTGTAGGCTTTGTTAGGCAG GGATGCCAGAGGTTAAGAGAGCTGATTGGTGAGGAAGTTGGAGCAAGGAAACAGGACGCCGTGATCCAAGTGATCTCGGAGATGAATGTGCCTCTTGGTGAGGCCAGTCTGAATGAGGAACACAAAGCAACTATCCTAGATGATATTATGGAAGGTGTGGGGGCACAGAAAAAAGAACTGCTGCAGAAACTTGTGGCGTGTTTATACCCATCTAGAG CTGATGGTGATACACGAGATGTTCATGCCAGATGGGGATCATCAGGGCAGAGAGGGCCAACAAATGCTGCAGGTAGCAGCAGGGCTGCTGCAAGGCCAGGATGTTCGGCTAATTTGCAGTCAGACGAAAGGAAGCAGCCCATGGAGGAGGCAGAAGAAGATGTTTGCATGCGTGGTGAACATGACGCAGAAGAAGTGATCCTAGGATAA